The genome window ACCGATCTGGGCGATGTCCAGTAGCGGGAGGTAGGCGGTGCCCAACAGCAGCGGCATCAGCGCTTCCACGCCTTTCCACAGGACCACGCCGATCGCCACCGCCTTGACCAGCATCTTGATCAAGTCGGTCAGCGTGCGCGCGGAAAAGATGCGTTTGAGTCCGGTGACCGGATTCAGCGCGTCCAGTTTCGGTTCGAGCTTCTTGAACGACAAGTTGAAGCGCGTTTGCAACAGGCCGACGAACAGCGGTCCTGCGACGATTGCCAGCATCAGTGGCAGCGCCAGCCATGCGGCTTCCACGCCCATGCGCAGCATGCCCTGGCGCATGGCGGTATTGTCGCGGCTGTTGCCCATGTCCAGCGCCAGATGCAGCAAGGCGCGCAGATGCGCACCAAGGAAGCTTGAGGAAACCTGCATGGCCAGCACTGCACAGATCGCGCCGGCGGCCATACCTACATCCTGGCTGAACGCGATCTCGCCGTCGCGCCGAGCATCCTGCAGTTTTTTTTCTGTCGGTTGTTCGGTCTTCTCGTCGGACATTGCCTTGAGGCCAAGCTGGGACAATGCATTGTGCGGCGCTCTCGGCGGCCTGGGCTCGCATGCCGCGAACGCGCTGACGCACACGCGAAGCCGGAATGCGGCCGTGGTCGGAAAACGTTTCGCCAACGTGTCGTGGATTTCGCCTGGCCGGGAAGGTACCGGGGGTGGTCACGCTAGGCTGCAAGCTCGAAGCATCCTGCAGGAAACACTGACCATGAGTACGTTCAAAGCCAACGACCAGCTCACCAACGGTCTGATCGAAATCATTACCGTGGCAATGCAACGGAACCAAGTGGAAGAAGCCGAGGCGGTACTGGGCGCTGTACGCCTGCTGCGCCCCAATGTCACGGCACTGGACAGCTTCGACGCCTGGCTGGCGATCAAGCGCGGCCGCTTCGCCGACGCGGCGCGCTTGCTGCGCAGTCTCGACGTAGACAAGGACGCGCCGCCCATCAGCAAGGCGCTGCGCGCGTGTTGCCTGTTC of Xanthomonas translucens pv. cerealis contains these proteins:
- a CDS encoding HrpB1 family type III secretion system apparatus protein; translated protein: MASTAQIAPAAIPTSWLNAISPSRRASCSFFSVGCSVFSSDIALRPSWDNALCGALGGLGSHAANALTHTRSRNAAVVGKRFANVSWISPGREGTGGGHARLQARSILQETLTMSTFKANDQLTNGLIEIITVAMQRNQVEEAEAVLGAVRLLRPNVTALDSFDAWLAIKRGRFADAARLLRSLDVDKDAPPISKALRACCLFAIGDSDWTISANEVILENRDPDAVALVKMLSGQPVEQREPSAADGEAAASPAVDIATLGYVRA